The following proteins are co-located in the Rhodococcus opacus B4 genome:
- the manA gene encoding mannose-6-phosphate isomerase, class I — MHRLEGALRSYAWGSRTAIAQLRGLPVPTAHPEAELWLGAHPGDPARVITDEGPRSLLDLVHSEPERQLGKRSVETFGERLPFLLKLLASEEPLSLQAHPSAEQAWEGFARENEVGIPLESSVRNYKDASHKPELVVALSRFHALAGFRDPQRTVKLLEAIAVPELQPYVGLIAGQPDSDGLRALFTTWITLPQPVLGALMPRVLDGCVDYLSNTKDGEFAAEVRTALELSEVYPGDAGVLAALLLNRVTLEPGQGLYLDAGNLHAYLHGMAVEIMANSDNVLRGGLTPKHVDVPELLRVLDFDTVDIPILEAQERPGGGEFVYSTPAPEFVLARIDLSPDGPTEHRLDSEGPHILLCTSGSVELRCGNDSLELSQGNAVWIAAEDPEVVATAGTECAQLFSARVGAPIA, encoded by the coding sequence GTGCACCGACTCGAAGGTGCGCTCCGGTCCTACGCGTGGGGATCGCGCACCGCCATCGCACAGCTGCGCGGACTTCCGGTTCCCACGGCCCATCCCGAGGCGGAACTGTGGCTGGGCGCACACCCGGGTGATCCCGCCCGCGTCATCACCGACGAGGGGCCCCGGTCTCTCCTGGACCTGGTGCACTCGGAGCCCGAACGCCAGCTCGGGAAGCGCAGCGTCGAGACGTTCGGCGAACGCCTCCCGTTCCTGCTCAAGTTGCTCGCGTCGGAGGAACCGCTGTCGTTGCAGGCGCATCCGAGCGCCGAGCAGGCGTGGGAAGGATTCGCCCGGGAGAACGAGGTGGGAATCCCCCTCGAGTCCTCCGTGCGCAACTACAAGGACGCCAGCCACAAACCCGAACTCGTCGTGGCTCTCAGCAGGTTCCACGCGCTCGCCGGATTCCGGGACCCTCAGCGCACGGTCAAACTGCTCGAGGCGATCGCCGTTCCCGAACTGCAACCCTACGTCGGCCTCATTGCCGGGCAACCCGACTCGGACGGTCTTCGCGCGCTGTTCACCACGTGGATCACGTTGCCGCAGCCCGTGCTCGGTGCGCTGATGCCGAGGGTGCTCGACGGGTGCGTCGACTACCTGTCGAACACCAAGGACGGTGAATTCGCGGCGGAGGTCCGCACCGCCCTCGAACTGAGCGAGGTGTACCCGGGGGATGCGGGTGTGCTCGCCGCGCTGCTATTGAACCGGGTCACCCTCGAGCCGGGGCAGGGCCTGTACCTCGACGCCGGCAACCTCCACGCCTACCTGCACGGGATGGCGGTCGAGATCATGGCCAACTCCGACAACGTGCTGCGCGGGGGACTGACGCCGAAGCACGTGGACGTGCCGGAGTTGCTGCGTGTCCTCGACTTCGACACCGTCGACATTCCGATCCTGGAGGCGCAGGAGCGTCCGGGCGGGGGCGAATTCGTGTATTCGACGCCGGCGCCGGAATTCGTCCTCGCGCGGATCGACCTGTCACCGGACGGCCCGACCGAGCACCGGCTCGACTCGGAGGGGCCGCACATCCTGCTGTGCACCTCGGGTTCGGTGGAGTTGCGCTGCGGAAACGACAGCCTCGAACTGTCCCAGGGAAACGCCGTCTGGATCGCGGCCGAGGACCCCGAAGTGGTGGCGACGGCGGGCACCGAATGCGCCCAGTTGTTCAGTGCGAGGGTCGGCGCCCCGATCGCGTAG
- a CDS encoding amino acid permease, whose translation MAIQDKGSGEPDIGGRPTGLFRTKSIEQSIRDTDEPETKLRKDLTAWDLTVFGVAVVIGAGIFTLTARTAGNVAGPSVSAAFVIAAIACGLAALCYAEFASTVPVAGSAYTFSYATFGELVAWIIGWDLILEFALAASVVAKGWSLYLGEVIGNHSPIAQIGSVTFDWGAVLIVAIITVVLATGTKLSSRVSLVITSIKVAVVLVVVVVGAFYIDPDNYSPYIPPSEAGSTGEGIHQSLFSYATGAGGSTFGWYGLLAAASLVFFAFIGFDIVATTAEETKDPQKALPRGILGSLLIVTILYVAVTLVLTGMVDYHELAGDSSNLATAFGIHGITWAKNLISFGALAGLTTVVMVLMLGQTRVLFAMSRDGLMPRRLAPTGKHGTPVRITVLVGVVVAVLAGVFPIGTLEEMVNIGTLFAFVLVSIGVIVLRRTRPDLPRGFRVPLVPLVPVLAVLACLWLMVNLSVETWIRFIVWMALGVIIYFAYSRRHSMMERRSRGEV comes from the coding sequence GTGGCCATCCAGGACAAAGGCAGCGGAGAACCGGATATCGGCGGCAGGCCGACCGGCTTGTTCCGCACCAAGTCGATCGAGCAGTCGATCCGCGACACCGACGAACCGGAGACCAAACTCCGCAAGGACCTGACGGCGTGGGACCTGACCGTCTTCGGTGTCGCCGTCGTCATCGGTGCCGGCATCTTCACGCTCACCGCCCGGACCGCGGGTAACGTCGCGGGACCTTCGGTGTCGGCGGCGTTCGTCATCGCCGCCATCGCGTGCGGCCTCGCCGCGCTCTGCTACGCCGAGTTCGCCTCGACCGTTCCGGTCGCCGGCAGCGCGTACACCTTCTCCTACGCGACGTTCGGTGAACTGGTCGCGTGGATCATCGGCTGGGACCTCATCCTCGAATTCGCGCTCGCGGCGTCGGTCGTGGCGAAGGGCTGGTCGCTCTATCTCGGTGAGGTGATCGGCAACCACTCGCCGATCGCGCAGATCGGCTCGGTCACGTTCGACTGGGGCGCGGTACTCATCGTCGCGATCATCACCGTCGTGCTGGCGACGGGCACCAAGCTGTCGTCGCGCGTCTCCCTCGTGATCACGTCGATCAAGGTGGCCGTGGTGCTGGTCGTCGTGGTCGTCGGCGCGTTCTACATCGACCCCGACAACTACTCGCCATATATTCCGCCGTCCGAGGCGGGCAGCACGGGCGAGGGCATCCACCAGTCCCTGTTTTCGTACGCCACGGGCGCGGGCGGCAGCACGTTCGGCTGGTACGGGCTGCTCGCGGCGGCGAGCCTGGTGTTCTTCGCGTTCATCGGGTTCGACATCGTCGCCACCACCGCCGAGGAGACGAAGGATCCGCAGAAGGCGCTGCCCCGCGGAATTCTGGGATCGCTGCTGATCGTGACCATCCTGTACGTGGCGGTGACGCTGGTGCTCACCGGCATGGTCGACTACCACGAATTGGCCGGGGACAGTTCCAATCTGGCCACCGCGTTCGGCATTCACGGAATCACGTGGGCGAAGAACCTGATCTCGTTCGGTGCACTGGCCGGCCTGACCACCGTGGTGATGGTGCTGATGCTCGGGCAGACCCGGGTGCTGTTCGCCATGTCCCGGGACGGGCTGATGCCGCGGCGGCTGGCGCCGACCGGCAAGCACGGCACCCCCGTTCGGATCACCGTGCTCGTCGGTGTCGTCGTGGCCGTGCTGGCGGGCGTCTTCCCGATCGGCACCCTCGAAGAAATGGTGAACATCGGAACGCTGTTCGCGTTCGTCCTCGTGTCGATCGGCGTGATCGTGCTGCGCCGCACCCGCCCGGACCTGCCCCGCGGATTCCGGGTCCCACTGGTCCCACTGGTTCCCGTCCTGGCGGTGCTGGCCTGCCTGTGGCTGATGGTCAACCTGTCCGTCGAGACGTGGATCCGGTTCATCGTGTGGATGGCGCTCGGTGTGATCATCTACTTCGCGTACAGTCGCCGTCACTCGATGATGGAGAGGCGCAGTCGCGGCGAGGTCTGA
- a CDS encoding TetR/AcrR family transcriptional regulator, with protein MTSSRVRVPYQEAARLLLRQSVLDAMRDLLFEKDWSDITMSDVAAGAGVSRQTLYNEFKSRQGLAEAYALRLADELVDAVDEALVANVGQGRAALLAGFTAFFAASLSDPLVQSLLRGETKPDLLRLITTESAPIIERASTRLAEVFQRGWVRANPSDAGILSRAIVRLAMSYISMPPESEANVAEDLGALLGPFVDEAVGGADRG; from the coding sequence ATGACTTCGTCGCGTGTCCGGGTGCCCTATCAGGAGGCTGCGCGGCTGCTGCTGCGTCAGTCGGTGCTGGACGCGATGCGGGACCTTCTGTTCGAGAAGGACTGGTCGGACATCACGATGTCGGACGTCGCGGCCGGTGCCGGGGTGAGCCGACAGACGCTCTACAACGAGTTCAAGTCCCGGCAGGGCCTGGCGGAGGCGTACGCCCTCCGGCTCGCCGACGAACTGGTCGACGCCGTCGACGAGGCGCTGGTGGCGAACGTCGGGCAGGGCCGCGCCGCGCTGCTCGCCGGATTCACCGCGTTCTTCGCGGCGAGCCTGTCCGACCCTCTGGTGCAGTCACTCCTGCGCGGGGAGACCAAGCCCGATCTGCTGCGGCTGATCACGACCGAGAGTGCCCCGATCATCGAGCGGGCGTCGACGCGGCTCGCCGAGGTGTTCCAGCGGGGCTGGGTGCGGGCGAATCCGTCGGACGCGGGGATTCTCAGCCGAGCCATCGTGCGTCTCGCTATGAGTTACATCTCGATGCCACCCGAATCCGAGGCCAACGTCGCCGAGGATCTGGGTGCTCTTCTGGGGCCTTTCGTGGACGAGGCGGTGGGCGGGGCCGATCGTGGGTGA
- the ahcY gene encoding adenosylhomocysteinase produces MTTSVSTTPVAESRNGIDFKVADLSLAEFGRKEIRLAEHEMPGLMALRREYAEVLPLKGARISGSLHMTIQTAVLIETLTALGAEVRWASCNIFSTQDHAAAAIVVGPHGTPEEPQGTPVFAWKGETLEEYWWAAEQMLTWPDADKPANMILDDGGDATMLVLKGAQFEKAGVVPPTDDDQDSDEYKVFLALLRQSLEADKSKWTKVAESVQGVTEETTTGVLRLYQVAAAGELVFPAINVNDSVTKSKFDNKYGTRHSLLDGINRGTDVLIGGKAALVCGYGDVGKGCAEALRGQGARVAVTEVDPINALQALMDGFEVKTVEQAIGWADIIITSTGNKDIITFDHMKQMKHQAILGNIGHFDNEIDMAGLERSGEVTRINIKPQVDEFRFKDGHSIIVLSEGRLLNLGNATGHPSFVMSNSFSNQVIAQIELWTKPEEYDNEVYRLPKHLDEKVAKIHVEALGGTLTKLTKEQAEYIGVDVEGPFKPEHYRY; encoded by the coding sequence ATGACGACCTCAGTTTCAACCACGCCCGTGGCCGAGAGCCGCAACGGGATCGATTTCAAGGTGGCGGACCTTTCGCTCGCCGAGTTCGGCCGCAAGGAGATCCGGCTCGCCGAGCACGAGATGCCGGGACTGATGGCGCTCCGCCGCGAGTACGCAGAGGTGCTGCCGCTGAAGGGCGCTCGCATCTCCGGTTCGCTGCACATGACCATCCAGACGGCTGTGCTCATCGAGACGCTCACCGCGCTGGGCGCCGAGGTCCGCTGGGCCTCGTGCAACATCTTCTCGACGCAGGACCACGCCGCCGCCGCGATCGTCGTCGGCCCGCACGGCACGCCCGAGGAGCCGCAGGGCACCCCGGTCTTCGCGTGGAAGGGCGAGACGCTCGAGGAGTACTGGTGGGCCGCCGAGCAGATGCTCACCTGGCCGGACGCCGACAAGCCGGCGAACATGATCCTCGACGACGGCGGCGACGCCACGATGCTCGTCCTCAAGGGCGCGCAGTTCGAGAAGGCGGGCGTCGTGCCGCCCACCGACGACGACCAGGATTCCGACGAGTACAAGGTGTTCCTCGCCCTGCTGCGTCAGTCCCTCGAGGCGGACAAGAGCAAGTGGACGAAGGTCGCGGAATCGGTGCAGGGCGTCACCGAGGAGACCACCACCGGTGTCCTGCGGCTGTATCAGGTCGCCGCTGCCGGTGAACTCGTCTTCCCGGCGATCAACGTCAACGACTCGGTCACCAAGAGCAAGTTCGACAACAAGTACGGCACCCGCCACTCGCTGCTCGACGGCATCAACCGCGGCACCGACGTGCTGATCGGCGGCAAGGCCGCACTCGTCTGCGGGTACGGCGACGTCGGCAAGGGCTGCGCCGAAGCGCTGCGCGGACAGGGCGCCCGCGTCGCGGTCACCGAGGTCGACCCCATCAACGCCCTCCAGGCGCTGATGGACGGCTTCGAGGTGAAGACGGTCGAGCAGGCCATCGGCTGGGCCGACATCATCATCACGTCCACGGGCAACAAGGACATCATCACGTTCGATCACATGAAGCAGATGAAGCACCAGGCCATCCTGGGCAACATCGGTCACTTCGACAACGAGATCGACATGGCAGGCCTCGAGCGTTCCGGTGAGGTCACCCGCATCAACATCAAGCCGCAGGTGGACGAGTTCCGGTTCAAGGACGGCCACTCGATCATCGTGCTGTCCGAGGGCCGCCTGCTGAACCTCGGCAACGCGACCGGCCATCCCTCGTTCGTGATGAGCAACAGCTTCTCCAACCAGGTGATCGCCCAAATCGAGCTGTGGACGAAGCCGGAGGAGTACGACAACGAGGTGTACCGCCTCCCGAAGCACCTCGACGAGAAGGTCGCGAAGATCCACGTCGAGGCTCTCGGTGGCACCCTCACCAAGCTCACCAAGGAGCAGGCGGAGTACATCGGCGTCGACGTCGAGGGCCCGTTCAAGCCCGAGCACTACCGGTACTAG
- a CDS encoding dTMP kinase, which produces MGTLIALEGLDGAGKRTLVGAVVDRLTERGLTVGTLDFPRYGRSVHADLASEALKGAHGDLAESVHAMAVMFALDRSGAVGELSDLLAGHDLVILDRYVASNAAYGAARLHQAADGEFVGWVENLEFERLGLPRPDLQLYLDVPVALAAQRARGRESADASRSLDAYERDRGLQERTGEVYRELAVKDWMSPWWVLTPDTDPVTLAENLALLSDDTARRDEKEHGTP; this is translated from the coding sequence GTGGGAACACTGATTGCGCTGGAAGGCCTGGACGGCGCGGGTAAGCGAACACTGGTCGGCGCCGTGGTGGATCGCCTGACCGAACGGGGTCTGACGGTCGGCACCCTCGACTTTCCGCGGTACGGCAGGTCCGTGCACGCCGATCTGGCATCGGAGGCGCTCAAGGGCGCGCACGGGGACCTGGCCGAGTCCGTGCACGCGATGGCCGTGATGTTCGCGCTGGACCGGTCCGGCGCCGTCGGTGAGCTGTCAGACCTGCTCGCCGGCCACGACCTGGTGATCCTGGACCGGTACGTGGCGTCCAACGCCGCGTACGGTGCGGCCCGGTTGCACCAGGCGGCGGACGGGGAGTTCGTGGGCTGGGTGGAGAATCTCGAGTTCGAGCGGCTGGGGCTGCCCAGACCCGACCTGCAGCTGTATCTGGACGTTCCCGTCGCGCTCGCCGCGCAACGCGCCCGGGGCCGCGAATCGGCGGATGCCAGCCGCTCCCTCGACGCCTACGAACGCGACCGTGGGCTGCAGGAACGCACCGGTGAGGTGTACCGCGAGCTGGCCGTGAAGGACTGGATGTCGCCGTGGTGGGTGCTCACCCCGGACACCGATCCGGTCACGCTCGCCGAAAACCTGGCACTCTTGAGTGACGACACGGCCCGCCGTGACGAGAAAGAACACGGCACGCCGTAA
- the mtrA gene encoding MtrAB system response regulator MtrA: MKPRILVVDDDTALAEMLTIVLRGEGFDPYVVGDGTQALTAVRETRPDLVLLDLMLPGMNGIDVCRVLRADSGVPIVMLTAKTDTVDVVLGLESGADDYIMKPFKPKELVARVRARLRRTEDEPAELLSIADIVIDVPAHKVSRGEELISLTPLEFDLLVALARKPRQVFTREVLLEQVWGYRHAADTRLVNVHVQRLRAKVETDPENPEVVLTVRGVGYKAGPP; encoded by the coding sequence ATGAAGCCAAGGATTCTGGTTGTCGACGACGACACTGCGCTCGCGGAGATGCTCACGATCGTGCTCCGTGGCGAAGGATTCGATCCGTATGTGGTGGGGGACGGGACCCAGGCACTCACCGCGGTCCGGGAGACGCGCCCCGACCTGGTGCTGCTCGACCTGATGCTGCCCGGCATGAACGGCATCGACGTGTGCCGTGTCCTGCGGGCCGATTCCGGTGTTCCCATCGTGATGCTGACCGCGAAGACGGACACCGTCGACGTGGTCCTCGGATTGGAATCCGGCGCGGACGACTACATCATGAAGCCGTTCAAGCCCAAGGAGCTGGTGGCTCGGGTCAGGGCTCGGCTTCGCCGGACCGAGGACGAGCCGGCCGAGCTGCTCAGCATCGCCGACATCGTCATCGACGTCCCCGCCCACAAGGTGAGCCGGGGCGAAGAACTGATCTCCCTCACCCCCCTCGAGTTCGACCTGCTGGTGGCTCTGGCGCGCAAGCCGCGACAGGTGTTCACCCGTGAGGTGCTGCTCGAGCAGGTGTGGGGTTACCGACATGCGGCCGACACCCGACTGGTCAACGTGCACGTGCAGCGTCTGCGTGCCAAGGTCGAGACTGATCCCGAGAATCCCGAAGTGGTTTTGACGGTCAGGGGGGTCGGCTACAAGGCCGGACCGCCGTGA
- the mtrB gene encoding MtrAB system histidine kinase MtrB, translating to MTGVSRWRRRVNRRVSPILRWGHSLSNTLAHTWRRSLQLRVVVSTLTLSLIVIVVLGVVLTSQITDRLLETKINAATEEMDRARSTVEGQLAGADDSSSPTTQLDGARAALTNREPDAGQASGSAGTFDPVLIVPGDGPRAPTSSGPADQIPESLRAFVQAGQVAYQFATVNDPEGYSGPALIVGSPTASAISTLELYLVFPLASEDRSLSLVRGTLLVGGAVLAVLLAAIALLVARQVVLPIRSASRIAVRFADGRLKERMPVRGEDDMARLAMSFNEMAESLSKQITQLEEFGNLQKRFTSDVSHELRTPLTTVRMAADLIHDGSDDLDPVLRRSSELLVAELDRFEGLLADLLEISRHDAGVAELAAEQLDVRMCARAAISTVRHLARESGTELIVDLPDQAVMAEVDPRRVERILRNLLANAIDHGEGKPVLLRVRADDSAVAFIVRDQGVGLRPGEEKLVFNRFWRSDPSRVRRSGGTGLGLAISVEDANLHDGRLEAWGEPGQGACFRLTLPRVRGRKVVSSPLSLRPGTAKYVQGQPVPGDDTLPVRNEAPEAAVDESRTVPQKRERAHVGDRDGAHGPESDL from the coding sequence GTGACAGGTGTTTCCCGATGGCGGCGTCGTGTCAACCGACGCGTTTCGCCGATCCTTCGGTGGGGTCACTCACTGAGCAATACCCTCGCGCACACGTGGCGCCGTTCGCTGCAGCTGAGGGTCGTCGTGTCGACGTTGACGTTGTCGCTCATCGTCATCGTCGTGCTCGGCGTCGTGCTGACGAGTCAGATCACCGACCGTCTGCTCGAGACGAAGATCAACGCGGCCACGGAGGAAATGGACCGTGCCCGGAGCACGGTGGAGGGGCAGCTGGCCGGCGCGGACGACAGTAGTTCGCCGACCACCCAGCTCGACGGCGCCAGGGCCGCCCTGACGAACCGGGAACCCGACGCCGGGCAGGCGTCGGGTTCGGCGGGCACGTTCGACCCGGTGCTGATCGTGCCCGGTGACGGCCCCCGCGCGCCGACGTCGAGTGGTCCGGCGGACCAGATCCCGGAATCGCTGCGGGCGTTCGTCCAGGCCGGTCAGGTGGCGTACCAATTCGCCACCGTGAACGATCCGGAGGGCTATTCGGGACCGGCGCTGATCGTCGGGAGCCCGACCGCGTCGGCGATCTCCACGCTCGAGCTGTACCTGGTGTTCCCGCTGGCCAGTGAGGACCGCAGCCTGTCGCTGGTGCGCGGCACGCTGCTGGTGGGTGGCGCCGTGCTCGCCGTGCTGCTCGCGGCCATCGCGCTCCTCGTCGCCCGGCAGGTGGTGCTGCCTATCCGGTCGGCGTCACGGATCGCGGTGCGTTTCGCGGACGGCCGGTTGAAGGAGCGCATGCCGGTCCGCGGCGAGGACGACATGGCCCGGCTGGCGATGTCGTTCAACGAGATGGCGGAGAGTCTGTCCAAGCAGATCACCCAGCTCGAGGAATTCGGAAACCTCCAGAAGCGATTCACCTCCGACGTGAGCCACGAGCTGCGGACCCCGCTGACGACGGTCCGCATGGCGGCCGACCTCATCCACGACGGCAGCGACGACCTCGACCCGGTGCTGCGGCGGTCCTCGGAGTTGCTGGTCGCGGAACTCGACCGGTTCGAGGGGCTGCTGGCCGACCTCCTCGAGATCAGCAGGCACGACGCCGGCGTAGCGGAACTGGCCGCCGAGCAACTCGACGTCCGGATGTGTGCGCGGGCGGCGATCTCGACGGTCCGTCACCTTGCGCGCGAGAGCGGGACCGAACTGATCGTGGATCTGCCCGACCAGGCGGTGATGGCCGAGGTGGACCCGCGCCGGGTGGAGCGCATCCTGCGGAACCTGCTGGCGAATGCGATCGATCACGGAGAAGGCAAACCGGTGCTGCTGCGCGTGCGCGCCGACGACAGCGCTGTGGCGTTCATCGTGCGCGACCAGGGCGTGGGCCTGCGGCCGGGCGAGGAGAAGCTGGTGTTCAACAGGTTCTGGCGGTCCGATCCGTCGCGCGTGCGGCGGTCGGGCGGTACCGGACTCGGACTCGCGATCAGCGTGGAGGACGCGAACCTCCACGACGGCAGGCTGGAGGCGTGGGGTGAACCCGGCCAGGGAGCCTGCTTCCGGTTGACGCTGCCGCGGGTGCGGGGACGAAAGGTCGTGTCGAGCCCGCTGTCTCTGAGACCGGGGACCGCGAAATACGTTCAAGGGCAGCCGGTTCCGGGTGACGACACGTTGCCGGTGCGCAACGAGGCTCCGGAGGCGGCGGTCGACGAGTCCCGCACGGTTCCCCAGAAACGTGAGCGTGCGCACGTCGGTGACCGGGACGGTGCGCACGGGCCGGAGTCGGACCTGTGA
- the lpqB gene encoding MtrAB system accessory lipoprotein LpqB, which yields MTPGSRSAMRSRSVCGAIALAVLVTVSGCASLPDSSTPQAIGTINRDSPGSSVAAPAPGREPDLLLRDFFKASTDPTDRHLAARQFLTPGVSGRWDDAASATIVDKVDVLPETRSADQATYTIRANKVGQLEPGGLYVAEEGSFETRISLELQGGEWRISELPAGVILDRAQFLNTYQRKSLYFLDPAGTTVVPDPRWVSGAQDQMASQLIGLLIDGPKAALAPAVRNELGDGVSVRGPITKADGRTAQVGVGLGGIRIDFTGVPPMDAQQKQLFAAQVIWTLANAEISGPYVLLADGEPFDERFPNGWTTADVASMNPFATSSATVGLHALREGSMVSVTETGVTPVPGYFGAARNMRSLALSQDGKLVAAVADTGRPAPEPASSLMVGAYEDGAASVLEGGAITRPTWAPDNSAIWAAVNGNTVIRVLREPGTGRTSVVNVDAGAVTALGATITELRLSRDGVRAALIVDGKVYLAIVTQMPGGAYALTNPRAVAIGLGSPALSLDWSTSDTIVVARAASDIPVVQVAVDGSRMDALPSRNLTAPVVAVDASTTTEFVADSRAVFQLNNNDPAGDRYWREVPGLTGVKAIPVLPG from the coding sequence GTGACGCCCGGCAGCCGATCCGCTATGCGGTCGCGATCGGTGTGCGGTGCGATCGCCCTCGCGGTGCTCGTGACCGTCAGCGGATGCGCGAGCCTCCCGGATTCGTCGACCCCGCAGGCGATCGGCACGATCAACCGTGACTCGCCGGGTTCGAGTGTGGCGGCCCCGGCGCCGGGACGTGAACCCGACCTGCTGCTGCGCGACTTCTTCAAGGCCAGTACCGATCCGACCGACCGGCACCTCGCGGCCCGCCAGTTCCTCACCCCCGGTGTGTCCGGCAGGTGGGACGACGCGGCCAGCGCCACGATCGTCGACAAGGTCGACGTCCTCCCGGAGACCCGGTCGGCCGACCAGGCGACGTACACGATCCGCGCCAACAAGGTGGGTCAGCTCGAGCCCGGTGGGCTGTACGTGGCGGAGGAGGGCAGTTTCGAGACGCGGATCAGTCTCGAGCTGCAGGGCGGTGAATGGCGGATCTCCGAACTCCCCGCAGGCGTGATCCTCGACCGCGCGCAGTTCCTGAACACCTACCAGCGCAAGTCGCTGTACTTCCTCGACCCGGCCGGGACGACGGTCGTGCCGGACCCGCGCTGGGTGTCGGGCGCCCAGGACCAGATGGCGTCGCAGCTGATCGGTCTCCTGATCGACGGGCCCAAGGCCGCGCTCGCCCCGGCCGTCCGCAACGAACTCGGGGACGGGGTCTCGGTGCGCGGCCCGATCACGAAGGCCGACGGCCGCACCGCGCAGGTGGGGGTGGGGCTCGGCGGGATCCGGATCGACTTCACCGGCGTGCCGCCGATGGACGCGCAGCAGAAGCAGCTGTTCGCGGCGCAGGTGATCTGGACGCTGGCCAACGCGGAGATCTCGGGCCCCTACGTGCTGCTCGCCGACGGCGAGCCGTTCGACGAACGGTTCCCGAACGGGTGGACCACCGCCGACGTCGCATCCATGAACCCGTTCGCGACGTCCAGCGCCACCGTGGGCCTGCACGCGCTGCGCGAGGGGTCGATGGTGAGCGTCACCGAGACCGGTGTCACCCCGGTGCCCGGGTACTTCGGTGCGGCCCGCAACATGCGCTCGCTCGCGCTGTCGCAGGACGGGAAGCTGGTCGCCGCGGTCGCCGACACGGGGCGCCCCGCGCCGGAGCCGGCGAGTTCGCTGATGGTCGGGGCGTACGAGGACGGTGCCGCATCGGTGCTCGAAGGCGGCGCGATCACCCGCCCCACGTGGGCGCCCGACAATTCGGCGATCTGGGCAGCGGTCAACGGCAACACGGTCATTCGGGTGTTGCGCGAGCCCGGCACCGGCCGGACGTCGGTGGTCAACGTCGACGCCGGCGCCGTCACCGCACTGGGCGCCACGATCACCGAGTTGCGGCTGTCGCGGGACGGCGTGCGGGCCGCTCTGATCGTCGACGGCAAGGTCTATCTCGCCATCGTCACCCAGATGCCGGGTGGTGCGTACGCTCTGACGAATCCGCGTGCGGTCGCGATAGGACTGGGCAGCCCGGCCCTGTCCCTGGACTGGAGCACGAGCGACACGATCGTCGTCGCGCGTGCGGCGTCCGACATCCCGGTGGTGCAGGTGGCCGTCGACGGGTCGCGAATGGACGCGCTGCCGAGCCGCAACCTGACCGCGCCCGTGGTGGCCGTGGACGCGTCGACGACCACGGAGTTCGTCGCCGACTCCCGGGCGGTGTTCCAGTTGAACAACAACGATCCGGCCGGCGACCGGTACTGGCGGGAGGTTCCCGGGTTGACGGGCGTGAAGGCGATACCGGTCCTGCCGGGCTGA
- a CDS encoding ComF family protein, which translates to MRALPGLRTLLDLILPAECGGCGVPGTLWCARCAAEMADDPVLLRPRVDPGVGVWALGPYSGVRRRAVIAAKERGRRDLAVPLGAGVAGALSRLQQWGELDPPDVAPVVLVPAPTRPRAARARGGDPVTRIAVTAVGDTRVCPALVMRRAVRDSVGLTADQRRVNLEGGVRLTRSGAAFAQHLASECSALQQVSVVLVDDVSTTGATATESVRVLARAGIRVSAVVVVAGVG; encoded by the coding sequence ATGCGCGCGCTGCCCGGTCTCCGGACCCTGCTCGATCTGATCCTGCCCGCCGAGTGCGGCGGGTGCGGGGTGCCGGGCACCCTGTGGTGTGCCCGCTGCGCCGCGGAGATGGCCGACGACCCCGTGCTGCTCCGGCCGCGCGTGGATCCGGGGGTCGGGGTGTGGGCGCTCGGGCCGTACTCGGGTGTCCGCCGCCGGGCCGTCATCGCCGCGAAGGAACGGGGGCGACGCGATCTCGCCGTTCCGCTCGGAGCCGGCGTCGCGGGCGCTCTGAGCCGTCTGCAACAGTGGGGTGAGCTCGACCCACCGGACGTCGCTCCGGTGGTCCTCGTGCCCGCTCCGACGCGCCCGCGGGCAGCCCGCGCGCGCGGCGGCGACCCTGTCACGCGGATAGCCGTCACCGCCGTGGGGGACACGCGGGTGTGTCCCGCGCTCGTGATGCGGCGCGCCGTGCGTGATTCGGTCGGGCTGACCGCCGATCAACGTCGAGTAAACCTCGAGGGTGGCGTCCGGTTGACGCGCAGCGGTGCGGCGTTCGCGCAGCATCTCGCGTCGGAATGTTCTGCACTGCAACAAGTCTCGGTGGTGCTGGTGGACGACGTGTCGACCACGGGCGCCACCGCGACCGAGTCGGTCCGGGTGCTGGCGAGAGCGGGCATCCGAGTGAGTGCGGTGGTCGTCGTGGCGGGTGTCGGATGA